A stretch of DNA from Pseudoalteromonas ruthenica:
GTTTTACCTACACCGGCACCACCGAATAGACCAACTTTACCACCTTTAGCGAATGGACATACAAGGTCGATTACCTTGATACCAGTCTCTAAAAGTTCAACTGAGTTGCTCTGCTCTTCGTATGAAGGTGCAGCTCGGTGGATAGACATACGGTCTTCTTCACCGATTGGGCCAGCTTCATCAATTGGGTTACCCAATACGTCCATGATACGACCTAGGGTCTTAGTACCAACTGGAACCATGATTGGCTCGCCAGTATTCTCTACTGCTGTACTACGACGTAGACCGTCAGTAGTACCTAGTGCGATAGCACGTACCACACCGCCACCTAGCTGCTGTTGCACTTCTAGTGTCAAACCTGCTAGGTCGCCTTCTGTAATTTTTAGTGCGTCATATACGGCTGGCACGTTGTCTTGTGGAAACTCGATGTCCACAACGGCGCCGATAATTTGGACGACCTTACCTAAACTCATGTCAATTCCTCTCGTTAAACTTTGCCGAAGCGTTAAACCGCTGCCGAACCGCTCACAATCTCACTGATCTCTTGTGTGATTGCTGCTTGACGCGCTTTGTTGTACTGCAATTGCAACTGATCCATCAGGTCGCCGGCATTATCAGTTGCAGCTTTCATTGCAACCATACGGGCGGCCTGCTCAGAGGCAGCATTCTCAACCACACCTTGATAAACTTGTGACTCAATGAAACGCACCAACAGAGTTTCCAAAATGGCCTCTGGTGTTGGCTCGTATAAGTAGTCCCAAGCGTGGGCTGATACTTCTTCTTCAGCTTTTGGCAAAGGTAATAACTGATCGATTACTGGCTCTTGCTTCATGGTATTAACGAAATGGTTATATACCACGAACAAACGGTCAATTTTGCCTTCAGCGAACTCATCGAGCATCACTTTCACAGGACCAATTACGTCCTGAACTGAAGGGGCATCTCCAAGGCCTGCCTTTTTCGCGGCAAGCTGACCACCAAAGCTTTGGAAGAACCCAGCAGCTTTGCTGCCTAGGGTTGCGTAAGTAGCGTCAACGCCCTTTTCTTTCCAAGCCTTTACGTCTTGTGAGACTTTCTTGAACTCATTAGTGTTCAAGCCGCCACACAGACCACGGTCTGTAGAGATAACAATATAACCAACTCGCTTTACATCACGCTCTTCTAAATAAGCGTGACTAAAGTCAAGATTCGCTTGAGCAATACGACCGATCACTTTGCGTAAGTTCTCAGCGTATGGACGGCTAGAAGCAACACGCTCCTGTGCGCGCTTCATTTTTGAAGCGGCAACCATTTCCATTGCGCTGGTGATCTTCTGAGTATTTTTAATACTCCCGATCTTGCTTTTAATCTCTTTTCCGCTGGCCATGACTCTCTCTCCGAATCTCGGTGAGCGCAATGCACTCACCTTAGATAACTAAATTACCAAGTTTGCGTTGACTTGAACTTCTCAAGAAGTTCTTTCAACTGTGCTTCAATCTCGGCGTTGTAGTTACCAGTTTCATTGATTTGCGCCATTAGCTCTGCGTACTCGCTTTTAGCGAAGCCGATTAGGCTTGCTTCGAAGTCCATGATTTTGCTTACTTCGATGTCAGCAAGGAAGCCTTTTTCAGCAGCGAAAAGTGATAGAGACATTTCCGCAACAGACATTGGCGTGTACTGTTTCTGCTTCATTAGCTCGGTTACGCGCTCACCATGCTCAAGTTGAGCACGTGTTGCTTCGTCAAGGTCAGAAGCGAACTGCGAGAACGCCGCAAGTTCACGATACTGAGCAAGCGCTAGACGGATACCACCACCTAGTTTCTTAACGATCTTAGTTTGCGCAGCACCACCTACACGCGATACAGAAATACCGGCGTTAACAGCAGGACGAATACCTGAGTTAAACAAGTCAGTTTCCAAGAAGATCTGACCATCGGTGATTGAAATCACGTTGGTTGGTACGAAGGCAGAAACGTCACCACCTTGAGTTTCAATGATTGGCAATGCCGTCAATGAACCTGTTTGACCTTTCACTTCACCATTGGTGAACTTCTCAACGTAGTCAGCATTTACACGTGCTGCACGCTCTAGAAGACGTGAGTGAAGGTAGAAAACGTCACCTGGGTATGCTTCACGGCCCGGTGGACGCTTAAGTAGAAGTGAAATCTGACGATACGCTACCGCTTGCTTAGACAGGTCATCGTATACGATAAGCGCGTCTTCACCACGGTCACGGAAGAATTCACCCATAGTACAACCAGCAAACGGTGCTAGGTACTGTAGGGCTACAGATTCAGAAGCCGATGCAACAACAACAATCGTGTTTTCTAGGGCACCGTGCTCTTCTAATTTACGTACTACGTTAGCAATAGTCGATGCTTTTTGACCAACCGCTACATACACACACTTAATGCCTGTGTCTTTTTGGTTGATGATAGCGTCGATTGCTAATGCAGTTTTACCAGTTTGACGGTCACCGATAACCAATTCACGTTGGCCGCGACCAACTGGAATCATGGCATCGATAGACTTATAACCAGTTTGAACTGGCTCATCTACTGATTGACGGTCGATTACACCTGGGGCGATTTTTTCGATTGGCTCGAAACCTTCGCTGTCCAGTGCACCTTTACCATCGATAGGCTGACCTAGGGTGTTTACTACACGACCTAGAAGACCATTACCGACTGGTACTTCAAGAATACGACCTGTTGATTTAACTTTTACGCCTTCTTTAAGGTCAGCGTAAGGACCCATTACTACTGCACCTACTGAGTCACGCTCAAGGTTCAATGCGATAGCATAACGGTTGCCAGGAAGCTCGATCATCTCACCTTGCATACAGTCAGCTAGACCGTGGATGCGGATGATACCGTCAGTAACAGATACGATAGTACCTTCGTTACGTGCTTCACTTACAACTTCAAACTGCTCAATGCGTTGCTTGATCAGCGCAGAAATTTCTGTGGAATTAAGTTGCATGCTCTTTTTCCCAATTACGATTGTAGTGTGGCCGCTAAGCGGTCAACTTGGCCGCGTATAGACCCGTCGATTACGGTGTCACCGGCACGAATTACCAACCCGCCAACGACGGAGGCATCAACACTACAATTCAGCTTAACTTTGCGTGCGAAACGTTGTTCAAGTGCCGCGCCTAGTTTCTCTTGCTGCGCTGCAGCAAGCTCCGTTGCAGAAATCACTGTGACTTCGATTTCTTTGTCGAACTCAGCCTTAAACTCGGCAAATAGTTCGGCAACGTCAGGCAGGGCGGCTAAACGTTCATTTTCGGCCATTAGCTTGATAAGATTTTGACCCTGTTCGTTGAGTTGGTCAGCACAAACCTTGATGATTACATCGGCTTGGTCAGACACAGACGGCAGGCTGCCAATGACTGCATTAACCTGCTCATCGCTGGCCACTTGGCCAGCGAAGTGCAGCATTTCATGCCATTGGGCAACCGCGTTTTTCTCAACGGCAAGCTCAAAAGCCGCTTTAGCGTATGGGCGAGCGATGGTAGTCAATTCAGACATGCTCATACCCTCCTAGTTACAGCTCTGCGACAAGTTTTTCAACGATGTCGCTGTGTGCGGCTTGGTCGATCTCGCGCTCAAGAATACGCTCAGCACCGACTACTGCTAGAGTAGCA
This window harbors:
- the atpG gene encoding F0F1 ATP synthase subunit gamma, with translation MASGKEIKSKIGSIKNTQKITSAMEMVAASKMKRAQERVASSRPYAENLRKVIGRIAQANLDFSHAYLEERDVKRVGYIVISTDRGLCGGLNTNEFKKVSQDVKAWKEKGVDATYATLGSKAAGFFQSFGGQLAAKKAGLGDAPSVQDVIGPVKVMLDEFAEGKIDRLFVVYNHFVNTMKQEPVIDQLLPLPKAEEEVSAHAWDYLYEPTPEAILETLLVRFIESQVYQGVVENAASEQAARMVAMKAATDNAGDLMDQLQLQYNKARQAAITQEISEIVSGSAAV
- the atpA gene encoding F0F1 ATP synthase subunit alpha, with the protein product MQLNSTEISALIKQRIEQFEVVSEARNEGTIVSVTDGIIRIHGLADCMQGEMIELPGNRYAIALNLERDSVGAVVMGPYADLKEGVKVKSTGRILEVPVGNGLLGRVVNTLGQPIDGKGALDSEGFEPIEKIAPGVIDRQSVDEPVQTGYKSIDAMIPVGRGQRELVIGDRQTGKTALAIDAIINQKDTGIKCVYVAVGQKASTIANVVRKLEEHGALENTIVVVASASESVALQYLAPFAGCTMGEFFRDRGEDALIVYDDLSKQAVAYRQISLLLKRPPGREAYPGDVFYLHSRLLERAARVNADYVEKFTNGEVKGQTGSLTALPIIETQGGDVSAFVPTNVISITDGQIFLETDLFNSGIRPAVNAGISVSRVGGAAQTKIVKKLGGGIRLALAQYRELAAFSQFASDLDEATRAQLEHGERVTELMKQKQYTPMSVAEMSLSLFAAEKGFLADIEVSKIMDFEASLIGFAKSEYAELMAQINETGNYNAEIEAQLKELLEKFKSTQTW
- the atpH gene encoding F0F1 ATP synthase subunit delta, which gives rise to MSELTTIARPYAKAAFELAVEKNAVAQWHEMLHFAGQVASDEQVNAVIGSLPSVSDQADVIIKVCADQLNEQGQNLIKLMAENERLAALPDVAELFAEFKAEFDKEIEVTVISATELAAAQQEKLGAALEQRFARKVKLNCSVDASVVGGLVIRAGDTVIDGSIRGQVDRLAATLQS